A region of the Cannabis sativa cultivar Pink pepper isolate KNU-18-1 chromosome 3, ASM2916894v1, whole genome shotgun sequence genome:
TTAGCACAATTATGCGTACGCTCAATCCAGTTCTACATACTTAAACAAAGCACATAGAATTGAATCATTACTTTGTCAAAGAAAAGGTTCATCAAAAGCTCATTAAAATCAAGAATGTCCCTTGAtcaatgtgacagtcagtagtctcgtgatccgtaacgggaaataccgggtaagctgtacaatcccacatcgcctgggaaaggtcaagtgggatgattctgaggctgtgtgggtatgggactacacagttgaagagagtttaaatggattgattggtactacctatatcaacaaggtgcatcttgtttttcggtagcccatctcgaaagaactccacagttaagcgtgcttgacctggggtaatttcaggatgggtgacctcctgggaagttttcccaggaagcgtgtgagtgaggacaaagcacgctggaaacactcgtgttgatctttagggtcagtcatcaatccaggaagcagccatagtggcgtacccgtgtataagagtcattagtccgtgggtgtaaggacccaatagaGACTTGAAATGGGGACGTTACAATCAAATAATTAATGGCCTAACTAAAACTATCTAAAGCACCGAATTCTCATTATTCAGAATCAAACTGACAATTGAAATTGGCTCAATTGTCAGTTTGAGAGAGCCTGTTAGAGTGTGTTAGTTTTATCATATTAGAGTGTTAGAGTTGTTGTTAGTTGGTCAATTCTGCTATTTGTCCAACTGCCTTCTCTTACAAACTTGTATTCGGTTTTCTGTTATCTTGAGCTTGAGCTCACTATTGTATATACAGTTTGATGACTTGATTGAGTAATGAAAAGCTTCATTCTCTTACAaatcttttcctctctttctctctttctcaatGTCTTTCTTTCTGTCCAAACATGTCTAGAAGATTTAATACTCATACAATAGAAGGCATTCGAATCCAAcccaaataaattaaagaaggaTGTCCCTATATCTTTTCTTGTCTTCCTTTTTAATCATGCTAACATTttcctaaaattaattaagcgTTTTATGATtaactaatttataaatttaacacTCAATGATGATGCCTATACAATACTAGCTTAGATGTATATAAAACTATGCACAACAATACCCAATTCCTCAATTTGCAAACCTTCATATATAATTGTAATCATAATTATTAAGTACGTCTTCTTGAACAATAGCAAGACAAAGACAAGAAGAGCTTTACATATGCATGCATGGAGCTTTCATAGAGGTATTTCATCTATATATTGacaattaatttgatttttaactCATAGTACACTTATTCATATTATCACTATATCATGTTGTTAACCTCATTATAACACATTTACACATTAAAACTCAATTGTCCATTCCATGAtctaaaatttatacatttgaACCTCTGCCTCAGTCTCTAACTTCATCATCTAAAAGTTCTTACTTTTACTCAATCATCATGGTATACACTTGGTAACTAATTAAGAGGGATAAGttgaatcatttttttttcaagtgatGTTTTGGATTAATTACAATAATATTAATTGATGATAAAATATTTGTTGTTGTTGAGTAGAACCAAATTAATCCCAACTGATCTTCCTCTTTCGGAGGCTAATGAAGTGTCATTTAGGGTTTTGTTTCAAAAATGTAGGAAGCCATAGAGCAGATTGTTTGGGATATCGTGTAAGATTATGAGTGTAATCAACAAAGTATAATCCATATCTATTTGTATATCCACTTCCCCATTCAAAGTTGTCTAATAGTGACCAATAAAAGTAACCTTTCACATTAACACCATTCCTgaaccaaacaaaaaataaaatcacttATTATTAGTCAATTATATCATTAGttcagtatatatattaaagaaatatttgTACAAAAAACATTTAAAGGGGAATTTTCATTTTATGGTTTTTTGGGGAAAAGTTGGTcaaaatgtgttttttttttttcaaaaaagtcattttatagaaattttttcaaagaaaaaagttaaaaaaaaaatacatgaaaaaCAGATTTTGAGGGGTAACACACTGaactatttttctcatatttttggaaaaaaaaaatcatattcttACATGCATTGTATTTGtgtatcaaatatcatatatttttttttttccatatattagatactaaaaaaaattgtgtatacatatttttgataatttttgtcGTAAACTGttattgtaaataaaattagcagaaagtatttaccttataacaaaaaattaatattaactaGCTGTGTataatcaaaaataaatttgagtGTATTTTGAGtaaaacttatatattttggTATATATAATGATATGATGAGTTACTTTATTGCTTCTTTAGTGTAGAATAAATGTTGAGTAATGTAATCAATTCGAACTTGATCACTAAGTGAATCTTGAAGTGGTCGATCTGGGACATTTGCATCAGGATATCCTGCAAAAATCAAGATTAATAATATTGATTAATTACCTAATTAAGAATTAATATAAGATAAGAACCacatgaaattaataatatgtttatatctTACCATTCTCTGTAATGTAAATTACAGGGTTTCTGTATTTTATATTCATGTACTCCAATAGTTTTTGTAACCCAATTGGATAACTGTACACATATCTATTTCCTTCTGCCTGAAAAATaccataaagaaaaaaaattataatctcaTTACAAATAATGTAAATAATAGGGTAATTAGCTagctttataattttttttgtattttaaaaatacttgCCTTTGGACCAATTAGAACGCCATCTTTCAAAGCTGaaacaatttttcacaaaatattatatatcataattaagtaacatttattataaaaaaatactataatttCACTTTCAAGTTGGATTCTCAATTTGATatacttaatatatttttatatgaaaagTAAATATATAGGGTAATTTAAGTACTTGTGATTGTTGCTAAGGAATCCCCAATATAGTGTTTTGGCTCCACTGGTTGAGATTTATAAGCATATCTTGAGGTGTAGTAGTTGACCCCAATGAAATCTAAAGACCCTCTTATCAACCTCTTCTCTTCTATAGTGAAAATTGGTAATCTCTCTTGAACATAATCTCTCATGATTTGTGGATAATCTCCAAATATCAATGGTTCCAAATACCTAATATcatattacaaaatactaatcAAAATTCAAATAATATGAAACTAATTGTGCACTACATCAATATTTTATCatgcataaaattataaatactaaTTACCATCCAAAAAGAAAATCCATGTATCTTATTGCAGCTGCTTTATCATCTTCTGTGTCTGTTAATGGTTCCATAAACTCCCCAACAACAACAATGCCAATTTCTCCTCCTTGTATTTTCTACAACAATATAttaaaaatgaatattttactataatgattgaaaaattaatgtttactatattaatgttttttttttcaattttaatatttttaatttaataatcaaattaattaaaattttaaaagaaaagtaattatctagatagattttttttagggtaccattttggaccatgtgttttgcaaaaattaccaattggatcctctattttgttaaatgacaaaatagatcatgtattttttaaaatggtaaaaataaaactctgagcttaatttttgacaatttttttttaatataacaaacttgaagataatttttaacacgaacagatacagaaaacgtaaacagttttgtcatattacttttagatcggattattattaaattttattttgacgaaaaatcagttcagggcccattttgtcatttaacaaaacagaggatttaattagtaatttttgcaaaacacaaggtccaaaattgtatttatttatttttttataataaattattttaaaaataattttccaaaAGAACATGTGTAGCTTACTTGGTACTTGGCCTTGTAGAGCTTTGCAGCTGCAGCATGAGCAAGGATAAAGTTATGGCTTACAATGTAAGGTTCTGTGGATGAGTTACCAACTGCCGGACATGGGCCGACAGGCGGCGGTAGCGAACATCTTCCCGGTGCACCTTTTCCCAAGTCATATCCCAGTGCAACCACAAATGGTTCATTAATTGTAATCCAATGTTTTACTCTGTCTCCATATGTTTTGAACAAAAGTTCACTATAGTCCTTAAAATCATCTctgcaataaaataataataacatgaattatgATTCAATAAAACACTAATTAACATCATAAGTGAGGCTGCTTACACAATTGGGCGACCCAAAAAGCCACCATACTTGTCTTCAAGAGCTTGTGGTGTGTCAAAATGTAAAATTGTGACAAATGGTTTCATGCCTACAAACAATCAAAACCATAATTATATGGTGTTTTAATTAGTAATGCTattcaaaataagaaaagaaatttgTATACAAATATAACCCTCATACCATTTGCTATTacttcattgatcaaattgtTGTAGAAGTCAATACCCTCTTGATTTATTCCACCACATAGTGAACCCTCTTGAACAAGTGAAAGAAAGTTTTCCAAACTTAGTAcaaacaaatttttatttatgattAAATCATATTGTTTGGATATATAAATAACTTACTAGGCAAAATCCTTGACCAAGAAATTGAAAATCTGTAAGAATCGACTCCCAGATCCTTTAAGAGCTTTATATCTTCCTGTAAGAACAGAGCATATAATAATACATCATCAATTCAAGAGtaatgtatattaatattatatataatagtgGTTTAAGTTCTCTACAAACCTTGTATCTTCTGTATGAATCAGTTGCTATTAAAGAATTATTTCCATCCTTAATATTACCtgatcaaaattaataaacagtattgtattatataattTGGATAAGAAATTAACTTTGAACTAATTAATTAGTCATAATTCTATTGAAAATTAACCAGGAGTTGCAGCATAGGTGTCCCATATACTTGGTCCTCTCCCACCTTCATTTCCTGAGCCTTCAATCtaccatattatatatataatcaatatataagttcatacacaaaatatatagggtaaatattattttaggccTTGTAttttaggggtgttcacaaagtatccgatccaatccaatccgcacgatccaatccaatccaatccgcaaaatgcggatatccgcacttgtgcggattggattggattgaaaaatctaaaatccgcacttgtgcggattggatgttgtttgacctcaaaaagtaaccgatccaatccaatccgcacataaatatatatatttttaaaaaattatattatgtaatatatattaattaaaaaaaaacacaaactcctaatttcttaatcttttttagtaatatattgagttggtgcattttatttattttgtaataaaaaatacaagaaaaataattcttattcacatagacacatacacataaagtttaaatatatatatactagcttatttattttagtaattagatacatatatattttagtgtaaatctaaagataagtatatatatattgatatatatgtatattggtttaatttgtatataaatagagatggaaatagattagtattggagattaaaaaacaatagtctttttttaattttttttctatgaaatattaaataatttattattaaaaaagtaaccgatccaaaataaccgatccaatccgcactattgcggattggattggattggatttaaactcttatgcggatcggattggatccaaaatatgaaatccgcacttagtgcggattggatgttgtttgacgaaaaaagtgcggattggatcggatgaacacccctattgtattttgtaaaaattacatattaggcactctgttttgttaaataacaaattaaatcctatatttttcaaaatagtataaataagacactaaattgattttttgtcaaaataaaacttaataataatctaactTAGAGGTGTTATGACAAAGCTGTGGTTAAATTTTTTACATTTGTCCGTGTTaaaaattgtcttcaagttggttatattaaaaaaattgtcgaAAATTAAGCTTAGAgtcttatatttataatatttttaaaaatacagggtctgttttgttattaaacaaaataaataatctaaataataacttttacaaattacataattgaaaatagtatttatccaaatatatatacacatataagaaaatcaaaaatgaaaatgaaataagATGAATACTTGTTGTGCTGATGTAGCGGCTCCAAAAATAAAAGTACATGGAAAATCAGATCTCTTGACTTTCAAATCTTCATATccatagaaaaaagaaaatgtcATAATTAATTCAGAAACAAAGTGTTGAATGTTtaattgattaaaattaaaagaaaaaagttatATTAAGAAGATGATGCTTATTATATaccataattaattattaattacctTGAACAGTTGCTTTTGCATGGAATACTAAGGAAGAAATGAGCAAAGTTAAGGCATAGATCCCAACAAGACTCTGTAAAATTTTCATGGCTTGTAGTGAATAAGCCAtatgttatatattattatgagtgctaattttgtttttcactttgctgaaattctAATTTCTTATTATGTCTATatataatatcttatttttattgCTAGCAAGTAATTAACAACGAAATCCAAACACATTAATGTTATAATTAGAATGACATTATGCATAAAATGCGCTTTTTCATTGAGGAATTAGATAAGGACTAACTAATAATTAGATTATAATTACAACTACATGTATGATTGTAATGACAATAAATTAACTACATATGCACAAAATTATTGTAAAGAAAACTAATAGTTaggttttaaatatatattactagtTATTAATTACTCTAAAATATGAAGACAAAATTAACAACCACGCCCAGTTCATAGTGATAAGGTATCCCACATTTTGGTAACAATATCTACTATATAGTTAATTTAAATGATAATTGGgttgtaattaaaaaaacaaattaatatatatatatatatatatgatgtagATACAGATTATGTTGTTAGATACAAATTTAGTGCTGGTTTGTATGTACAATTGTTCAGTCTGTCATATTCTGCTGGACATATATGATCAttaatatatgtacataatcATGATctcaaacaaaaaaacaaaaaaaaaagaaagaaagaaagaaagaaagaaattgtTCTTAATTCCAACCAAGAAAAACTATTTAAGATGGAACCGGCTATATTAAAAACATGTGTGAATcttaagtgtaatttttgtggCCATTTAAGTGTTGTGTGCATTATAGATAAATATCACTAGcgaaatttgaaaaactatactttaaaaactctaatattttattcttaaacaaATACAtttcaaaccaaaaaatatatgacacttttattaaaaacccaaaaataacCCCCACATAACTCAACCCCATTTTTTCCAACCCGCACATGCATCGGAACCCCCCATCGGACCCGTCGGACCCCCCATCGGaccgtgattttttttttttagttttcggTTGAGGCTCACGggttgagagagaggaagagagaggggggctgggtcctTCATCGGAGGTGGTGGGTGGTCCTCGGTGGTCCTCGGTCTCCTCTGTGCGGCGTTGATGACGGTGGGTCGAGagggtcggaggggttggggtcggacTGGATTGCTCCGATGGGGTTTCGGGTGGTGGTGGGATGTGGGTGTGGTGATTTCGTGGGGTGGTcggcagagagagagagagagagagagagagagagagagagagagagagagagagagagagagagagagagagagagagagagagagagagagagagagagagagagagagagagagagagagagagaagttttaagtttttgattttttcaaaTGGGCGGGGTATTTGTGGGATATTAGAAatgtggtcatatatgaccaatattattaagtatgcatttagaaaaaaaaaatttaaggtgTTGTAAggatgaaattttaaatttcccTATCAATATTATGCTGGTATATACTTGtttattaattgattaaaagtatgtaaaaattaaaaaaaaaaaaaattacattttggcattttcacaaaaaaaaataaaataataataataatagcagTAGTAGTAGGaggtttttttaatattatacctaaaataggtttaatttacaaaaatattttcaaaaaatgatGTGCCACATCAGCATAAATACCGAAATCTAAAATAAAtaccgaaaataaaaaaaatcgctTCTTGAAATTTCAGTACCTTGcaagttttaaataatatatcaattagttattttttattaattaaaatactttcagataaattttttttctcatacaGATTTGGTTACTTATTTGATTAGTTAAGTTTGaaactataattttattttttaaatttttaggcCATACTATTCAACTTTGGTCAAAGTTAgtcttttattttagtttaatgtTATGCTTCTCAGGGAGAGCTTATATGCTTGTTTGCTAACTTTATTTTGCAAgtgtttgttaattaaaaatattttaattatctaAAGTCTCAAAAGGAGAGAtcgtaaagtcttttttttgacaaattagttgtcaaaatattttttaattaatatg
Encoded here:
- the LOC115710386 gene encoding beta-glucosidase 12-like, which gives rise to MTFSFFYGYEDLKVKRSDFPCTFIFGAATSAQQIEGSGNEGGRGPSIWDTYAATPGNIKDGNNSLIATDSYRRYKEDIKLLKDLGVDSYRFSISWSRILPKGSLCGGINQEGIDFYNNLINEVIANGMKPFVTILHFDTPQALEDKYGGFLGRPIVDDFKDYSELLFKTYGDRVKHWITINEPFVVALGYDLGKGAPGRCSLPPPVGPCPAVGNSSTEPYIVSHNFILAHAAAAKLYKAKYQKIQGGEIGIVVVGEFMEPLTDTEDDKAAAIRYMDFLFGWYLEPLIFGDYPQIMRDYVQERLPIFTIEEKRLIRGSLDFIGVNYYTSRYAYKSQPVEPKHYIGDSLATITTLKDGVLIGPKAKGNRYVYSYPIGLQKLLEYMNIKYRNPVIYITENGYPDANVPDRPLQDSLSDQVRIDYITQHLFYTKEAIKNGVNVKGYFYWSLLDNFEWGSGYTNRYGLYFVDYTHNLTRYPKQSALWLPTFLKQNPK